Part of the bacterium genome is shown below.
GCTCCAGTTCGGCCCGGCGCTCGGGATCGGCCTCTGCCTCCGCCAGCCGCGCGGCCTCCGCGGCGTAGTTGAGACCGTACTGCGCGCAGCCCTCGGCCAGCGTCGCCATCGCCCGGCGGAAGTCGTCGGCGCTGTAGTCCAGGTTGAAGTACGCGGGCCGCTCCGTGGCCGCCCCCTGCAGGGCCCGGGCCTCCTCGGCCAGGGCCAGGAAGCCTCGCTGCAGCACGCGCCCATAGCCCGGCACGCAGTGCCCGAACAGCGTCCCTCGCGCCCTGAACTCCGGGTGGGCCGCCCAGAAGCCGTGCAGCTCGCGCACCACCGCATCGCGCTCGGCGTCGCCGGTCTGAGGTGGTTGCTCGCCCCAGAACTCCGGGTACGACAGCAGGTTCCAGTTCGAGGTCGCGGCCTGATAGCCGACGATGAGTTCGCCGGGCAGGATGCGTGGCGTGCTCTCGCGCAGCACATGGGCCAGCGCCGCGGCCCGCCGCACGACGGTGGGCTCGTCCAGGTGCGCCTGGTAGCCCTCGGTCAGCAGCGTGGCGCGCTCCATGTCGGGCTCGCGCTTGACGGCAGTGGCCTGTTCCCTGAGCAAGGCCAGACGGGGGGCGGTCAGTACGGTCATGCTATCCCTGCCGTGTTCCCAGGAGGCATCCGTCACGCCCGACTTGCCGTCCCCTTGCCTGTCGGGCCGGGGCTACATCCCCGGTCCCATGTTCGGGCGCCAGACATCCTGGTGTATGAAGCCGGTCTCCGGGTAGTCTTCCCAGAGGGCCTTGACCTGCTTCTCCTTGCGCTGGTAGTACTCGTCCGGCGTCTCCCCCACCGCCACCTCGATCAGCTTCTTCTCTTTGTTGTAGGCGAGCAGCAGCGTCCCCTTGCGGTAGTACTCAACGTACCACGCCTCCATGGCGCGATCGAGCTTGCTCTCGC
Proteins encoded:
- a CDS encoding outer membrane protein assembly factor BamE; translated protein: MIALCCVVVLVGGGVFGVMKFIGNKAAATPKLGKAEISQLQSGMTPEQVQTALGKPQSSHDGLRGPRESKLDRAMEAWYVEYYRKGTLLLAYNKEKKLIEVAVGETPDEYYQRKEKQVKALWEDYPETGFIHQDVWRPNMGPGM